ATTTTCGTTTGTTGTTTACTTTTCTTTTGATAGTGGACAAGTGGATCTGAAATATTAAAATACTGGGTGGTATGAACTTGTTTTAATTTGTCAAATAATAGATGATAGAGAAGTTATGCTGTCCTACGTTCTACCCCACTTAGAATATTCCACTAAGAAATTTTGGTGACATCACTTCTTTTTTTGACGTGAAATTAGTATCCAATATATCCACTAAATGTTTATTTACAGAAACGTTATGGACGTTATGTGTTGTATTTGTGTCGTATCGTTGTTCTGTTTATCatctaaaagaaaaaagttatcaTGGTCATAATATTATATAAACAGTATTATTTGTGTGCATGTCAGACTATATTTTGGTTCGAATTTCAAGTTGTGTAATATGTTGTGTTCGAAATTGCCAACGTTCCAAAAATTAAATGCCATTTTGACGGAGTTCGATCAAAACCCTTTATTTTGCAGCAATATCCGAAAAACTGCAGCCTGCTGCGCTTCCAACATTATTGGATCGCCAGCAAGCGCATTGTGACACCTCAAGGGGTTATTTCTGGAACAAGTAAGACGCTATTCTACACTAatttacgaagaagaatgatcTCGAGTCTAAGAGCGGGCGGACTCGAGGTTTTAGCACCAAATAATTAAGTTTACGAAATGTGGAAATGTGCAGTTGAGATTAAGGATGGGAAGATTGCCTCAATTGTTAAAGAAGAGGAAAAGCATGGGAAGATCAAGTCGGAGAATGTGATTGATTATGGAGAGGCCGTTGTCATGCCTGGCCTGATTGATGTGTAAGTTATGACAAAATCAGTTGTCTTTTCGATCTGTTTCTTCATCGTCACGAAGGTAATTAGGGTTTTAGATTTGAGCTTAAGCGCGTCGTTTGTATTGGTTTCAGGCACGCACATCTCGACGATCCTGGAAGAGCTGAATGGGAAGGATTTCCGTCAGGAACtaaagctgctgctgctggtatGCCTATGTAACTCTGCTGCATTCTTTTGTTTTCATCGATTTGTAAAATCGAGAATAGATTTATTTTTCGCTTTCTTGCAGGCGGGATAACAACATTGGTTGACATGCCTCTAAATAGTGAGCCATCGACGGTTTCTAGGGAGACTTTGGAACTCAAGATTAAGGCCGCCGAGAGCAGAATTTACGTTGATGTTGGTATGAACTTGAAACTATGCGTTGGGCATACAGTTATACTCAAATATTTAAGAACTCgcttaaatttaaatacaatgTGAACAGGCTTTTGGGGAGGGCTTGTTCCTGAAAACGCGTTCAACGCATCTGCTCTCGAGGACCTCCTAGATGCCGGTGTTCTTGGTCTAAAGGTAACTATTCAAGTAGTGAGTTTTGTGCCTAGAGAGAGAACTGTTCCATTACATTTCTTGTGCCACAAGGAACGCTCTTACCAACTAATTCAAACATCGTGCTGATCTAATGGGGACCAAATTTGCTATTTTCCTGCTTTAGGAAATAGTGTTCTACCCGCAAATTGTGCAGGATGTTTACGATCCTCGTCTAATGAATTTTTCGATGTCTATTTTTGTAGTCTTTTATGTGTCCATCCGGGATCAATGACTTTCCTATGACAAATGCCAGTCACATTAAGGTTTGTTTCATGATATTCATCCCTCCCACTATCACATAAAACATCTAATTTACCTtgcaattaaattaaaataaaataatcgcCATCTTATTTGTTGATTGTATTGCTGCATCCATTGGCATTCTTGAGATGAATCTTGCTTTCGCAGTTCTGACGTGTTTAAAAAATCTGTGTTTTCAATTACTTGTTCATTAGGAGGGACTGTCTGTACTAGCGAAATACAGAAGGCCTTTACTTGTACATGCAGAGAAAGTACAAGAGCTCGAAAGCAACTTGGGAGTTGAAGATGGTAGTAACAATCCTCGTTCTTATTCAACATATCTCAAGACCAGGCCACCTTCATGGTAAGATATTGTTCGTGTGGATGCTAAATCCTCGTTCTAATCTCACACGATAACTGTGTTTCCTCTGTTTTCGAAACAGGGAAGAGGCAGCAATTAAGGATCTCTTGACCTTGACAAAGGACACGAGGATTGGTGGCCCGGCAGAAGGAGCTCATCTTCACATTGTTCACTTGTCAGACTCACGCTCTTCATTAAATCTTATTAAGGTATAGTCTTCGAAAATTGCGGTTTATATAGCGTCTTGTTACTCTCTCCGATAGGCGATAAGTGCATTTTTCTCCATTATTGCAGGAAGCGAAAAGTGGGGGTGATAGTTTAACTGTTGAGACATGCCCTCACTACTTAGCTTTCTCATCCGAAGAGATTCCCGATGGAGACACGCGTTTCAAGTGTTCTCCACCCATCCGCGATGCAGCCAACAAGGAAAAACTGTGGGAGGCTTTGTTGGTATGTACTTATTTTCTGTTTGCCTGCCTCCTTACAAAGTGATTTTCCATACTACTCTAATTGATGGAAAGAGGATGGTTATTTACCGTCGAATTGATTTCGTTTGGCTTTTGATGTTTTGTTTCAGGAAGGACACGTTGACATGCTAAGCTCTGATCACTCACCAACTCTGCCGGAACTTAAGCTTCTCGACGATGGAGACTTTTTGAGGGCTTGGGGTGGCATATCATCTTTGCAGGTTGGCATACTTTTGCCTTCAAATGTAAAAAAGTTGCGATTTGTTTCAGCTAACCAACATTGTTTTCGGGGCACTTGCAGTTCGTTCTTCCTGTGACATGGTCATATGGCCAGAAATATGGAGTGACATTACAACAGTTAGCTTTATGGTGGAGTGAAAGGCCGGCCAGGCTCGCTGGACAAAAATTGAAGGTGGAATTATCATCAAATTTTCCTGCTCAAATCTGAAGTTTCGATTTTAAAACACAGCGAAAATTGCTTTGTTTTAGCCAATTTTCGCGCAGAAGCAGATATTGATATGCACcaagaaaaactaaaatatgtctaattactaattaaattacaattttgcAGGGGGCAATTGCAATAGGGAACCACGCAGATATCGTAGTATGGGATCCAGATGTGGAATTCGACCTCGATAATGAATTCCCCACGCATGTCAAACACCCAGTACGCATTTTTCTTGATCACATTTTGAAGAACCCCTATGCATTCGGTTTAATCTATTGAACCAGTTCTATGTTATCGGAGTTCATTGCGTCGAGCAATCATTTTACTCTCCTGTGTTTCCTTTCAATGTATAGGGTATTTCAGCTTACTTGGGGACAAAGTTATCCGGAAGAGTTGCAGCCACATTTGTAAGAGGAAACCTTGTCTTCGAAGAAGGGAAACATGCTCCTGCACTCTGCGGCGTTCCAATTCTGGCAAGCTGAGAATGAAATAAGAACTGCCACTTGGCGAGCGGAATCGCACAAAACTCTCTTGTATATATGGTTGTATGATCAAATCTCGTTCATGTAGGGCTCTGCCACGGTTAAATATTGTTCATGACATCCATCTTCTCTAGGGTTTAAGCGTACGTATGGCCTGTTGTTTCCCAGATCTGTCATATTACATTTTGCAAGACATGCCAATGTAACTATTGAGGATTTCCGCAATAGTTTATGTAAGTTCGATTCTCATATATGTGACTCAAAATTTTCGGCTCAGTGTCTGAGTGATTCAAATTTATCATGTCACTCCGTTATCCACGGTAATAATCAAGCTTCTTACCGCCTGGACATGGTCCTTTCTGCTAGAGAGTCTCAATCAGTTATCTTTGTCATACATGGGATGGCCACAGGGGTTGTTAAAGAGCTAGCACTTGAGATTGTAAAGAAACATCCACGAGTAGCCAAATTCGAACCCGAGAAGCGAATTATGGTTGTACAGTTGCTTACATCAAGTAAAACGACAGTTGAATGGTCAGTGAACACTACCATACAATCATATTACATGGGTAACCATTATCTTGACATTGTAGTATGATCATTCTTTTCGCTTGTcatgtatattttatattagCCCCTGATCAGTTTTCGGTTTACGCAGGGTTGAAGTGCCCTCACAATTTTGTAAAATCTTAAATCTGCAATCTCCTCTCCTATGTTTTACAGAAGCCTCAGCTTGAACATGAGACTCCGACTTGTATTTTCCGGTGATTTCTTGGGGGATTCTCTTGGTTGATGGACTCCTTCCCACTAGCATTGATGTGAATACTGTTTGACACAATATGGATTTCCTAGATGCAGGTATGCGCACACAAAGATCAcaatttgtagatttttcttcCACCATAAAACACAAAAAGTACACAAATTAGGGAACGTTTAATAACAATTTCGATTTTGGTTTAGTATTGTGAAGCATTTTGTACTTGTATGATGCTAAGTGGTACAGGCTGCATGTTCAAACGGTGTAACAGGCTGCATATTCGCAAGTGGAACAGGCCTTACGAGCTTTGTTCATCCAGTGCACAAGGTGAGGGCGACTAGGCGCAAAGACGACAATGGACAAGTTTGTGGAGTGATGTTTCAGATGGATCTGTGCCCGCGAATCCCCAGCATCCCGTGCACCGGTAGGGAATCAAATTGGGACGACAAGTGTTTTCTAACTGGTGAGTTCTAAACAAAGACTGAAAAAATTAGAGCCACTGGCTCTGCCGTGCTATGTGATCCCTAATGGCACGGAACACATTTGATCACTGTATTTAACTCCGTTTGCAATTTCAGTCCAATTTCTAAGTTCCGTCAATAAAATTAGCGGGTGAAGGCCTTACAAACAGCAGGGCAAAAGCCGCAAaacacttttttcttttgtcacaTGTTTGAGGGTTTTTATTGAACTTTTGTAACACACGTTGTACAATGATACAATGATGCTTATTACACAAGATATGTTTATTTAGCTGTGGATGGGGAAACCTAGGCCGCCTTGATCATGGCCCATGCCACCATCATCACCGCCTTGGCCGCCACACTGACCTCCGCCTTCCCCaccaccacttccaccacattaGCCACCACGATTGCCACCTCCATAGCCACCACCACATCCACTGCCTTGGTCACCACAACTACCAACACCTTCTCCGCCATCGTATCCACCACCTTGGTCACCTCCGTCGCCAAAACTTGGATTGAAACCAATACCACCTCCAATAatctctccttctatttgtCCTCCAAGTCCTCCTCCGATTTGTCTGCCGAGCCCTCCTCCCGTTTGCCCGCCGAGGCCACCTCCCATTTGTCCCCCGAGCCCTCCTCCCATATGCCCGCCGAGGCCACCTCCCATTCGCCCACCGAGGTCACCTCCCATTTGTCCCCCGAGCCCTCCTCCCATTTGCCCGCCGAAGCCTCCTCCCATTTGTCCCCCGAGACCTCCTCCCATTTGTCCGAAGCCGAGGGAATCTGGCCTGTCAACTAGTACAGCTTTATCCTTGCCAATACTAATTGCCCTATGAGCAGAGCTCACTCCCCAGCTAAGTAATAGCAAATAAGCTACGCATGCCCATTTTTTTGGTGTTGCCATTTTCTATTGCGACTTAGTTGCCTatgatcttcttcttcttcatgtttAGGGTTTTTATACTGTAAAATCTGCATGCAGATGAGTTTGTTTCAGTGAAAAATGGCATAAAAATGGCAGTTGGTTGAGCAAACCTACGGGAAAGCAAGCTAATCAAGATGCATTTGGTTATGGAAGCCAGGGCATCACGGTGTATCTGTGATCAGATAATTACGTGCGTTGTTTGTAATTGTAttgaacaaataataaaaataaaaagttgcaAACCTAAGTACAACAACTAAGTTGATTAGAGCGGTGTATTTTAGCTCTGTATTCAATCTTGAATCATTTTTCGTTATTGTTTCGATGAGTGAAACGTTATATTTTTCAATCAATGTCgtctatttatattataacacataaTGTACCTTCTTATATTCTAGGTGCAAAAAATTCTCTTCTCAACAAATGACGTAACCTACATAAGCATCATCTTATACTTCTTGAtttatatacaaaaaattaagaaacataCCAATATCTCCCAAATTAATATCAAATTAGAAACTAATCTATCACTCAGGAAGGTAATTCTATCAATTAATGCATGCAGACGCACATACATCAACGGCCCGTATCATTTACGTAGACGACTCCCACTACTATCACACAATTTAGTCAACCAAATCCATGTATTTTTGGTTGGTAATTAGCCAGGTAGGCAATAACCAATCAGTACTTAAAACAGTCGACTTGACCAATCAATCACTCAACAACTTCACTCGGAAGGAACGTGCTTTGGAAGGGAAAAAAGCGAGTAGGCAAACAGCGAAGGCGCCAAAAGGTGCTGCtttcttctgtttctttgtttttggtttttttagattttttttagattttttttatttatttattttgtttatttatgcaAAATATTCTTCAATCCTCTCACTCTCATAACTCGCTCATGAATTAGTTGtataagtatcacaacactCTCGCTCTCGCTCTCGCACCATCTTCGTCTCCAAAACCCCATTCTTTTGGGTTTCGCATTCGGATTTTTTTGAAACTATTCGATCCAATCTCTCACTGCTGTTAgattttttgaataaaacagCGTCTTTGAGTGCCAAAAGCTTCGAACTTTGAGTCTCCGATTCCAAAATTTTGATCAATTtgtgtgattttttgttatcgTTCAAATCGGTTTGGTTGATTTGCATTTCTGATTCGAACCCAGAATTTTGTTTTGGAAAAAATTCATCTCTGCTGTTCTAATCAGTGTGACTCTCTTCGTCTTCCTCAGAATTCTTTTCTTGTTATCCGTCGAGTTTCTAGGAAAATGGAGGCCACTGGTTCGAACGGCGCGTCGATTGTCACTGACGAGATGGCGCTGAGAGGTCTGCTGGAGGCGTTCGGGCCCGCGTTTTCTCTCGATCAAATCGCTTCTGCGTATTGCAAGGCGGGGAAGAATGCTGACGACGCCGCCGAAGCTCTGGCTCTCTCTGCACCCGATGGCGGAGAAACTTCCAGATTACCTGTCAATGGTATCTATAAGAAGCCGCCGTATCAGGCAAACGGGAACGGGAATGGGAATGGGAATATGAATGGGAACGGGAATCCCGGATCTTCAAAGCCGAAATATCGGCCGGTTTCAGCTGGTAGCGTCTCGAACATTATTGGGAAGCATTATGTTAAGAAAACGGCGCCGACACCGGCAAATGGGTCTCGTGAAGCAACCAAGCCGTTGAAGCTGAACTCCAGTGTGTTGCCAATGTCAGAAATTTGGGTCGAAAACGATGAGTCTAGTTCTTCAAAGGATGATCGGCTCCTCCAGGACATGGAGGATTTTCTGTTCAGTATGCTTGGAGTTGGGTTCAAGCTAGAGAGGGATCGGATTCGGCAAGTTCTTGGTAAAGTTTTGctcttttattagttttctgtTTCATCCATTTCGATTTGCGTTGTTCTTTGGTTTATATATTTACATGAAGTGTTTGTATTTGTGAGTTTGATATGATTGTTGAACTTGTCAAGGAATATTCAAATTTTGTCTAGCATAATGTGGTTAGACACGCACTCACTCAGTTGAAGTACCGTGCACACTCTTGGTTATCGGAGTTGGGAGAGAAGATTGGGAAGAAAGAACATTGAAGAGTAGAGGGCAAGAGTGAGTTGGTCTAGAGAAGGAAGACGAGAATAAAAGTAGGATAATGATTAGGTTGGTGCAATGTATGATTATACCATGATTTACGGAAAGAAAACTTAATGCTTGaggcatttgaaattttgacttttgagaCACGATGAATTGAGTGTTGAATGTTTTGATTGCAGTCTGTTTGATGGTTGTAGATTTAAGATGACTATTTTGATTTCGTTTCACGGATGTTAATGTGGTGTTTAAGAATTGTTTGATCAATGACCTTAACATGTGAACACTAATCCTGGTTTATTTGGACATGCAGATAGTTGCGGATATGATATGGAAAAGGTACACTAAACCCTCTTTACTTATCGAAACCTGAAAGACAGTCTCTTTACAATTTTTGTAGCCTTTTCGTTACTATAAGATGTATGTGCAATATAATTTTCCAATTTTCTAATGTTATACAATTATCTTTCATATGCTACACACTGAAAAGGTATGTATAGAAAGAGTACTTCTAAGCAATAACATTTTCCTTTTAATACCGTTCAGAGCATGGAAAAACTGATTAATCTGCCAGCATCAACTTCCGAAAAAAGGAACGAACTTGTTGGAAAATCCAGTGAGAAGGTTAGTAACACTTCCAAAACGGGATTTGTGTGCTTTCTGATTTCTACCAATAACATGTCAAACTGCATCACTGATGCACATTCGAATCAGTTCTTCAGAAAAGTAAATTCAATCTTAATTTCATATAAGGAGGTAATACTAAGGGAGCTCACACCCTACGAAAGTGCATAAATTAATTCAAGGATGCATTCATGCAGTTTTGTACAGCTCTTGTAATCGATATTTGAGTGTAAAAGTTTCTTATTGTTTTGTCATAGTTTTGGGGGATGGGGCATTTTGTGTAGCATTTAGGCTTTAGGTACAGTAAGATCTAGTCCATGAAATTGTTCCAGCATGCTTAGTAAATTCTACTTTGGTATTTATCTCCTTGCCGTCTTATTTGAGATTATTGTCCAGTCTGCAGATTTGTCCCTGAAATATAAAGTATCTTCTGACAGAAAATCCAAAAACTACACCGAAGGGTATTGCTTCAATACTTTAGTTATAGTTCATTAGTTCCTAGTTTATTATATCAATCACTCTGACATGTCTATGCTCATCTCATGCAGTAACAGAGATAGGGCTTCAAATACAAAAGGAGCAGAAGTTACTGAACAGGAAAAGGAGAGAAATGATCTCCCGAAGGGTATACTGGCTTCCCTGTTTGGTGCTTCTGAGAGAACCGAGGAGACACCAGTGGAGCGACCAAGAAGTACAATAAAGGCAGGGAGTAGATATGGAGCCTATGGACACCTAGTTGCCGAACCTCCGCAAGATTTCATTTCAGAGTACAAGTCAGCTGTTGTGTATCAACAGCATCATGTCGAGGATGGTATGCACCCTTTTCTATATATGGGAGAAACTTCATTTCCCTAATACCCTTTGTGGAGGGAATGGTGGCCTTAGGAATTTATTCAATTCCTATGAAATCCAGATGAATCCAAAAGACAGACCTATTAAGGCAGTAGCTAAATTCCATGTGTGGTTGCTCAAGTCAATTTGCCTGTCAAATTTATGTTTATGtcttgtattttctttcatGATTAAAGTGTGTTAGAATTGCAGACGCAGATGACGAAGATAGCTACCAGGGTCTCCGTAAGTCTTGGAAGGAGTATCGGAGTACAATGAACGACTATTACCAGGCTGTATGTAACTTTTTATGGCTTATCTTATGTGCAATTATTTGATATATAAAACATGGAGGGTAGAGTCTCTTAGTAGCCTTAAAATTTCACACTATCGAGTAAGGATATCAACTCTTTTGTTAGGCTGTAGCCGCATTTGCTAAGAAGGATCGTGATCAAGCTTACAAACTTCTAGAACAAGTAAGGTTTCTGTCTTTCTGTTATGAAGTGATGGGATATgagttatatttttttcatgcaaataaaagaaaaaacaagattCCCTCACAAAAAAGATAGCATCCTCCGACTGTTGCAAATAGCTTTTACATGCTTCAAAAATTGAACAAGGCGTACTGGCATAGTAATATTTGCCTTGACAAAATGAATTTATAACTTCTATTGTGCTACCACAGGGACGTTTTTTCCTCGAAAAGGCATGTGAAGTAGAGGAGAAGTCGAATGAAATGATTCTTAAACCTAGGTTAGCATCCGTTTTATTGAAAGTTCTGTGGTGTGTGCTTTGACTCTTTGTGGAAATTTGTTACTGGCAGTGTATAGGGTCCGACAATGCTAATTATCATCATTTTTCGTTTCCTCGTCAGAAATGTTGAGACACAAGGTGAAATAGTGCTTGACGTGCAAGAATGCGGTGCCAAGGAGGCAATACGTCTTTTGAAGTGTCAAATTTCCTCATTTTCTGGTATCTCATGTAAGTAATCGTTCTCGTGTTCCCATTTTTCTTACGATTTTGTTTCATGTTTACTGAAATTTTGTGTTATCTTCGAGTCAGCAATCAAGTTTCTTAAGGTCATATGTGATACAAAAGAGGAAGATATCTCAAAGGGGTCTCGAAGACGATCATTGGTAAGACTGGTTCATAAATACTTGGTGCATCTGTCTAAACAATTACCTGACTGTTGTATTTTAAATCGACGCAGATTTTGAAGCTACTGCAGGAAGAATCGATTAAGTGGACCGAAGGAGAAAATGCTGGAACAATACTAATCCACTTAGACAGTGTTAATCGGAGACAAGTAACTTTTGTcaagaagaaatgaaataaagtGCTTTCTCGAAAAGGTGCTTATGAGATTGAGATTTAGGGATGATCGACAATCAAATCGTTGAAGGAGAGAGTGATGAACTTTTGCAACATGTGATTTAAGATTTTGAAAGGAGTTTGAGTGAATTTTTGTTCCAATTTATGAGGTCTACTTTCTTTGAGTAATGAAACTCTTCAATTACCAAAGAAAAAAGGAACAGGCATTTGCATTGTAATGGCTTTGAACTAAAGTTTATTTCATCTTTTGTTTGAAAATCTTGTTACATCTTTTATCTTTCTTGTCATACGGATAATGCTGTCTTACTAGACTTGTTAGAGTGTGAATTTGCACCAAGCTTTCAAGTAAAAACTTAACCATGTAAATCGTTTTTGTTTCTAATCTGACAACATAACATGTTAGGCGTCAAGCATTGCAAGTAAACTTATTCAATTGTCACAATGGCTACTTCTTTCCCCTCGAATGTTTCAAATATACGTTACCGAATTAGCGCTTACTTTCTAATAAAATTCAAGGCGTGAAGATGCAAGTaaggtgcatttttgctcaccgcCTTACCTATTAACTTTTGATcggtttaaattttgaaatttatatcAATCCACTacatacattttaaaatttaaatttatcaaACGATAATAAATAAGATGGTAAACATCTATCATCTGGTTAACAAAAATATTCTCATTCCAATCCATAAAATCAGGTCAAATATTTTGGTAGCCCTGAATGATAAAGGGTGGTGTAATTCACATGTAAGCAGCTTTTAAACCCTCCGTCTCTCGTCTGTTTCTCTCGCTTTTGGTTGTGGGTTTTCCGAATTCAGAAGACTCCGTTCTCCATGGGTGGCTCAGTGAAGGATGTGCAGTCGCAAAAGGAGCTCGATAGCTTGGTCCACGGCGGCTCGCCGGTGGTTCTGCACTTCTGGGCGTCGTGGTGTGAGGCTTCCAAGCACATGGACGAGGTCTTCGCCCACCTCTCCACGGATTTCCCGCAGGCCCATTTCTTAAGGGTAACGTTTCATTCTCTTCTCTGAAGTTTTTTGCTTTTTCTGTTttctgtgtgtgtatgtatatatttttagtttaacTTTTAATCTACTATTGTTTGTAATTTGTAGGTTGAAGCTGAGGAACAGCCGGAGATATCCGAGGCCTATTCGGTTTCCGCTGTGCCGTTTTTCGCCTTTGTGAAGGTATGCTTATTGGATTTATACATGTTTTCTTGGTGATTTTGATGCTGCCAGTTTGATTTTTGAATGAGCATGATTACGTTGTTCGATTTCAAATTCGAGAAGAGAGTTTTGCATTTGGTAAATCTGGTTGTGTGAATGTGGGGTTTAGTGTCCAATTGCTTTTGGGTTGCGGGTGATTTAAATTTGAGTCTGAGGGCttactttttttgtttattatatCATACTTGCAGCAGTATGATTGTTTCGAATGAGATTTAAGTACTCATTGGCTTCAATTATGATggaaaactcaaaatttgagaGAGTTTGGTGGAGATTCAATAGGAACACTTTGTTAGTTTGAGTGACTAGAGAAGGATAAGGATCTGTGAATGGTGACATGGATTGTGATGTGACTGTCGGATAATAAAAGAAGCCTTATGTTGCACCTTATCAGTTCGAATGACTACCCGCCCAAAGAATGATTTACTAGATGCGAGACAATTTTAGATGGTTTAGGATGATTTATGATTCATGAGTTTGGAAGATACTTAATCTAGTTGGATACGTGGTAAAGCTTGTTAATTTTGAATTGAGTGAGATAATTCCATATGATTGCTGTTTCGTCGTTGGTTTGGGTTCTCCTATTGTTCTGTATATTTTTCTTATCCTTGTCATGTTCTGTTTGTGCTTTGATTTTCCAGGATGGAAAGGTTGCGGATACATTAGAAGGGGCAGATCCATCCAGTTTGGCAAATAAAGTCGCTAGGGTTGCTGGATCAGTTAACCCTGGAGAACCTGCTGCTCCTGCCAGCCTTGGGATGGCTGCTGGACCGACCATACTCGAAACAGTCCAAGAGTTAGCAAGAGAAAATGGTTCTTCCCAGGTAAAAGTACAAGCGCAAAATGGTCCTGCTGATGCCTTGAAAAGGCGGTTGCAGCATCTGATTGACTCTAATCCAGTCATGCTTTTCATGAAAGGAAGCCCTGAGGCACCCCAATGTGGATTTAGCCAAAAAGTTGTAGACATTTTGAAGGAAGAGAAGTTCAAATTTGGAAGTTTCAATATTCTTTCAGACAGTGAAGTCAGAGAGGGGTTGAAGAAGTTTTCTAACTGGCCAACGTTTCCGCAGCTTTACTGCAAAGGGGAGCTTCTTGGTGGGTGTGACATAGCAATTTCAATGCACGAGAGTGGTGAATTAAAGGAAGTTTTCAGAGACCATGGAATTGATACTACCGATTCTGCTGGGGTAAAAGTAACTGAAGCTGGAAGTGGAAAGGGTGGAATCTCGGCATCTACTGGTGTGAGTGAAACTCTTAACTCTCGACTCGAAAGCCTGATTAATAAAAGCCCTGTTGTGCTATTTATGAAGGGAAAACCAGATGAACCAAAATGTGGTTTCAGCCGAAAGGTGGTCGACATCCTTGTGCAAGAAAAGGTGGACTTTGAGAGTTTTGATATTCTTTCTGATGAAGAAGTCCGTCAAGGGCTCAAAGTTTATTCAAACTGGTCCAGTTATCCTCAGCTATACATCAAAGGTGAACTTATTGGTGGAGCAGATATTGTATTGGAGATGCAAAAGAGTGGGGAGCTCAAGAAGGTTTTGGCAGAGAAAGGGATTGTTCCGAAAGATACTCTTGAAGATCgtttaaagaaattgattaaTTCTTCACAAGTGATGGTCTTCATCAAGGGCACACCCGATGCTCCCAGATGCGGTTTTAGTTCCAAGGTCGTGAATGCCCTAAGAGAAGAGGGTGTGAGTTTTGGGTCCTTTGATATTTTATCCAACGAGGATGTGAGGCAGGGGCTTAAAGTCTTCTCCAACTGGCCAACCTTTCCGCAGCTCTATTACAAAGGTGAGCTGATCGGAGGTTGTGATATCGTGATGGAGCTGAAGAGCAACGGAGAGCTTAAATCCACCCTGACAGAGTGAAGCGCAGTCTCGTTTTATCAAACAATCCCGGTTATCCTAATCTGAGTGTCTGCTGACCTTAGACACATTCCAGTTTGCTTGAGGTGCTTTCTTACCATACACTTTCATATATGTTTTCTTGTGTAATCAGTGGTTACGTACTTCGGATTATTTATGATCAATCTGAGCAATATCAAGAAGTTTATCGGTTGCTGCTTGCTTGGTTATTTTTCTCAAAGAG
This genomic stretch from Pyrus communis chromosome 2, drPyrComm1.1, whole genome shotgun sequence harbors:
- the LOC137725799 gene encoding putative nuclear RNA export factor SDE5, translating into MEATGSNGASIVTDEMALRGLLEAFGPAFSLDQIASAYCKAGKNADDAAEALALSAPDGGETSRLPVNGIYKKPPYQANGNGNGNGNMNGNGNPGSSKPKYRPVSAGSVSNIIGKHYVKKTAPTPANGSREATKPLKLNSSVLPMSEIWVENDESSSSKDDRLLQDMEDFLFSMLGVGFKLERDRIRQVLDSCGYDMEKSMEKLINLPASTSEKRNELVGKSSEKSADLSLKYKVSSDRKSKNYTEGNRDRASNTKGAEVTEQEKERNDLPKGILASLFGASERTEETPVERPRSTIKAGSRYGAYGHLVAEPPQDFISEYKSAVVYQQHHVEDDADDEDSYQGLRKSWKEYRSTMNDYYQAAVAAFAKKDRDQAYKLLEQGRFFLEKACEVEEKSNEMILKPRNVETQGEIVLDVQECGAKEAIRLLKCQISSFSGISSIKFLKVICDTKEEDISKGSRRRSLILKLLQEESIKWTEGENAGTILIHLDSVNRRQVTFVKKK
- the LOC137722229 gene encoding uncharacterized protein, with amino-acid sequence MATPKKWACVAYLLLLSWGVSSAHRAISIGKDKAVLVDRPDSLGFGQMGGGLGGQMGGGFGGQMGGGLGGQMGGDLGGRMGGGLGGHMGGGLGGQMGGGLGGQTGGGLGRQIGGGLGGQIEGEIIGGGIGFNPSFGDGGDQGGGYDGGEGVGSCGDQGSGCGGGYGGGNRGG
- the LOC137726058 gene encoding allantoinase-like — its product is MEALQWRILPLLTMIASFLLFFYFQYPSQQYPKNCSLLRFQHYWIASKRIVTPQGVISGTIEIKDGKIASIVKEEEKHGKIKSENVIDYGEAVVMPGLIDVHAHLDDPGRAEWEGFPSGTKAAAAGGITTLVDMPLNSEPSTVSRETLELKIKAAESRIYVDVGFWGGLVPENAFNASALEDLLDAGVLGLKSFMCPSGINDFPMTNASHIKEGLSVLAKYRRPLLVHAEKVQELESNLGVEDGSNNPRSYSTYLKTRPPSWEEAAIKDLLTLTKDTRIGGPAEGAHLHIVHLSDSRSSLNLIKEAKSGGDSLTVETCPHYLAFSSEEIPDGDTRFKCSPPIRDAANKEKLWEALLEGHVDMLSSDHSPTLPELKLLDDGDFLRAWGGISSLQFVLPVTWSYGQKYGVTLQQLALWWSERPARLAGQKLKGAIAIGNHADIVVWDPDVEFDLDNEFPTHVKHPGISAYLGTKLSGRVAATFVRGNLVFEEGKHAPALCGVPILAS
- the LOC137726295 gene encoding monothiol glutaredoxin-S17-like → MGGSVKDVQSQKELDSLVHGGSPVVLHFWASWCEASKHMDEVFAHLSTDFPQAHFLRVEAEEQPEISEAYSVSAVPFFAFVKDGKVADTLEGADPSSLANKVARVAGSVNPGEPAAPASLGMAAGPTILETVQELARENGSSQVKVQAQNGPADALKRRLQHLIDSNPVMLFMKGSPEAPQCGFSQKVVDILKEEKFKFGSFNILSDSEVREGLKKFSNWPTFPQLYCKGELLGGCDIAISMHESGELKEVFRDHGIDTTDSAGVKVTEAGSGKGGISASTGVSETLNSRLESLINKSPVVLFMKGKPDEPKCGFSRKVVDILVQEKVDFESFDILSDEEVRQGLKVYSNWSSYPQLYIKGELIGGADIVLEMQKSGELKKVLAEKGIVPKDTLEDRLKKLINSSQVMVFIKGTPDAPRCGFSSKVVNALREEGVSFGSFDILSNEDVRQGLKVFSNWPTFPQLYYKGELIGGCDIVMELKSNGELKSTLTE